TTCTTGATGTTTTTTATCTCATTACTAATTTCTTTTAATTTTTCCTTTTTATCTTGCATGTTTTTTAAGTTTAACAGATTGAACTTATAGAATTAATGATTTTATTCTTTTGTTTTTTAAAATCCTTTTAATTTATCAAAAGTAGATAAAAAAAATGAAATTTCTATTTTTTTTAAAAAAGTTTTTCAATTTCTTTGATTATTTTTTTTGCAAGTTCAATTGATTTTGCTTCTGATGTGCTTTCAGCGTAAACTCGTATTATTGGTTCTGTATTTGATTTCCTTAAATGAACCCATTCGTTATCAAATTCGATTTTTACACCGTCAATTGTATTTATTTTTTGGTTTTTGAACTTTTCTTTTACTTTTTCCAGTAATTCATTAACATCAATTTTGTCGGTAAGTTGGATTTTATTTTTTGAAATATAATATTCAGGATATGATGAGCGTAACTCTGAAATATTTTTTCCTGTTTTTGATAAAAAAGTCAGGAATAATGCAACACCAACAAGTGAGTCTCTTCCGTAATGAATTGCAGGATAAATAATTCCTCCGTTTCCTTCTCCACCTATCACAGCATTTGTTTCTTTCATCATTTTTACAACATTTACTTCTCCTACTGCCGAAGCATTGTAGCTACATCCATGTTTTTCAGTAATATCTCTTAATGCTTTTGTTGATGAAAGGTTTGAAACCGTATTCCCTTTTGTGTTTTGAAGTATGTAATCGGCAACTGAAACTAGTGTGTATTCTTCACCAAAAACTTCTCCGTCATTTTTTACAAAAGCAAGTCTGTCAACATCAGGGTCAACTGTTATTCCAAGGTCGGCATTGCTACTTTTTACTTTGGCTGATAATTCAGTAAGATTTTCAGGAAGAGGTTCCGGATTATGGGGGAATTCTCCGTTTGGTGTGCAGTAAAGTTCAATAATATTTTCCACACCCAAAGCTTTTAATAATTTAGGAATTACTGTTCCTCCTGTTGAGTTCACCGCATCAACAACAATTTTGAAATTTGCTTTTTTTATTGCTTCAACATCAACAAGTTCGAGGTCAAGAACTTTTTGGATATGGATGTCATAGTAGTTATTCTTTGTAGAATATTTTCCTAGTTCATCAACTTCAGCATAATTATAGTTTTTTTCTTCTGAGTTTTTAAGAATTTCTTTTCCTTCTGCATCATTTAAAAATTCACCTTTTTCATTCAATAATTTCAAGGCATTCCATTGTTTAGGATTGTGGCTTGCTGTAATAATTATTCCACCATCGGCATTTTCTTCGGTAACAGCAATTTCTACGGTTGGAGTAGTTGACAAGCCAATATCAATAACATTAATACCCATTGCCATTAATGTTCCCGAAACAATATTATTTACCATTTTACCCGATATTCGTGCATCTCTGCCGATAACTACAGTTTTATTATTTTTATTGTTTTTTATCAAAGCTCCATAAGCTGCTGTAAAACGTACAATGTCATCGGGGGTTAAGCTTGTTCCTAAATCACCGCCAATTGTACCTCTGATTCCTGAAATTGAAGAAATTAGTGTCATAAATTTTATTTTATTTTATTTGCAAAATTAAAGTATTTAAATTGAAACAAAAGTATGAAAGTGAAATTTTAGATTTAAACAAAATATTACCTTTGTAGCTTTTTAAAACGACAGGGGAAATAAATTTTCATTTAATGCTAGAACATATATTAGAATTTGATTTTAAGCTATTTCAACTAATAAATATTTATTGGACAAACAGTGTTTTTGATTCTGTACTTCCATTTTTAAGAAATAAATATTTTTGGACACCATTTTATATATTTTTATTTTCTTATTTTATTATTAATTTTAAGAAAAAAGGACTTTTATTAATTCTGATAATAATTTTATTGATATTTGTTTCCGACCAGCTAAGTAGTCATGTTATAAAACCTTTTGTAGGTCGTTTGCGACCTTGCAATGAAATTCTAATTAAAGATTACGTAAGGTTATTAGCAAATTGTAGTTCTGGTTTTAGTTTTCCTTCATCGCATGCAACCAATCATTTTGCACTTGCATTTTTTCTAATAGTTTTATTTAACAAAAGATATAAGTGGGTATTTCCCGTTTTATTCTTTTGGGCTTTTGCTATTTCATATTCGCAAGTGTATGTAGGAGTTCACTATCCACTTGATATTTTAACAGGAGGTTTTTTAGGAACAATTATCGGAATTACTTTCGGGATGATACCCAAAAATCATTTGAATTTAGAAATTTAACTGCCAAACAAAAAAAATTAGTAA
This portion of the Bacteroidota bacterium genome encodes:
- a CDS encoding phosphatase PAP2 family protein, yielding MLEHILEFDFKLFQLINIYWTNSVFDSVLPFLRNKYFWTPFYIFLFSYFIINFKKKGLLLILIIILLIFVSDQLSSHVIKPFVGRLRPCNEILIKDYVRLLANCSSGFSFPSSHATNHFALAFFLIVLFNKRYKWVFPVLFFWAFAISYSQVYVGVHYPLDILTGGFLGTIIGITFGMIPKNHLNLEI
- the glmM gene encoding phosphoglucosamine mutase, giving the protein MTLISSISGIRGTIGGDLGTSLTPDDIVRFTAAYGALIKNNKNNKTVVIGRDARISGKMVNNIVSGTLMAMGINVIDIGLSTTPTVEIAVTEENADGGIIITASHNPKQWNALKLLNEKGEFLNDAEGKEILKNSEEKNYNYAEVDELGKYSTKNNYYDIHIQKVLDLELVDVEAIKKANFKIVVDAVNSTGGTVIPKLLKALGVENIIELYCTPNGEFPHNPEPLPENLTELSAKVKSSNADLGITVDPDVDRLAFVKNDGEVFGEEYTLVSVADYILQNTKGNTVSNLSSTKALRDITEKHGCSYNASAVGEVNVVKMMKETNAVIGGEGNGGIIYPAIHYGRDSLVGVALFLTFLSKTGKNISELRSSYPEYYISKNKIQLTDKIDVNELLEKVKEKFKNQKINTIDGVKIEFDNEWVHLRKSNTEPIIRVYAESTSEAKSIELAKKIIKEIEKLF